A single Planktothrix serta PCC 8927 DNA region contains:
- the mtnB gene encoding methylthioribulose 1-phosphate dehydratase — MNTDPRQSLIHASRQFHQLGWMAGTAGNLSAKIADNSFWITASGKQKGKLVAEDFVRISLTGEVLENPSPQNKPSAETSIHQAIYSLFPEANACYHVHSVEAKLVSNFIDHEQLPLPPIEMLKGLGIWEENPKVYMPVFENYLEVPRIAEAIVQRFKTTIPDVPALLIRNHGVTVWASSPEAAENHVELAEYIFRYIVAARQAGLKFHH, encoded by the coding sequence ATGAACACTGATCCCCGTCAATCTTTAATTCATGCGTCTCGTCAATTTCATCAACTGGGTTGGATGGCAGGAACGGCCGGAAATCTTTCGGCTAAAATAGCTGATAATAGTTTTTGGATTACGGCGAGTGGTAAACAAAAAGGTAAATTAGTGGCTGAGGATTTTGTCAGAATTTCTCTAACGGGAGAAGTTTTAGAAAATCCGTCTCCTCAGAATAAACCTTCGGCAGAAACCAGTATTCATCAAGCGATTTATTCTTTATTTCCTGAAGCAAACGCTTGTTATCATGTTCATTCGGTAGAAGCAAAATTAGTATCAAATTTTATTGATCATGAACAATTGCCTTTACCTCCCATTGAGATGTTAAAAGGATTAGGAATTTGGGAAGAAAACCCGAAAGTTTATATGCCCGTTTTTGAGAATTATTTAGAAGTGCCTCGCATTGCGGAAGCAATTGTTCAACGGTTTAAAACTACAATTCCTGATGTGCCAGCACTGCTGATTAGAAATCATGGAGTAACGGTTTGGGCTTCTTCTCCAGAAGCGGCAGAAAATCATGTTGAACTGGCTGAATATATTTTCCGTTATATTGTAGCAGCCCGTCAAGCAGGCTTAAAATTTCACCATTGA
- a CDS encoding GNAT family N-acetyltransferase — protein MTSEKLYLHSPQIGLPTGCILRPATPQDSMRILWLVLKDLLDPTQLRWQQFWVIESHKQIIACGQLRQFNDVEELGSLVVSRAWRGQGLGAILVQHLIQESTKPLYLESVGKRLANFYARFGFVPVEFSDLPASLKPKFGISNWAKILLKIPVIFMYRREQGTGNREQKETKFAL, from the coding sequence ATGACATCTGAAAAACTTTACCTCCATTCCCCCCAAATTGGCTTACCGACTGGCTGTATTTTACGTCCAGCAACCCCCCAGGATAGCATGAGAATTCTGTGGTTAGTGTTAAAGGATCTGCTTGATCCGACTCAATTACGCTGGCAACAATTTTGGGTAATTGAATCCCATAAACAAATTATAGCTTGTGGACAACTGCGACAGTTTAACGATGTTGAAGAACTGGGGAGTTTGGTGGTTAGTCGAGCTTGGCGAGGACAAGGTTTAGGAGCAATTTTAGTGCAGCATTTAATTCAAGAATCTACAAAACCTCTCTATTTGGAATCTGTCGGAAAACGCTTGGCTAATTTTTATGCTCGTTTTGGGTTTGTTCCCGTTGAATTTTCAGATTTACCCGCTTCTTTAAAACCCAAGTTTGGCATTTCCAATTGGGCAAAAATTCTATTAAAAATTCCGGTAATTTTTATGTATAGAAGGGAACAGGGAACAGGGAACAGGGAACAGAAAGAAACAAAGTTCGCCCTATAG